The genomic stretch GGTGAACCTGCCGACTGTGTTGCGGGAGTTCGCAGGTGGGCGGTCCCAGATGTCCCACATATCCTTCTTCCTCCGCAAATGGTCTCACATCAAGGAACACAACCTACAGGTACTAGTCGCCATGTATTCTTGCAAAGAAAACATTAATTAGTAACAATGGTTGGTGCTTGGTGTTGGTTGAGCTCGTTAGTTATTGCGGCAGCCGGCAGGATTTGGTTGCTCGTTCTCCAGAGTTAGTTTGCACAGATCTTTGATAGAGCGTTGGTTTAGGCTAATGGGAGAACAGAAGAACGGCAGCTGGTGCTAGCCAACATTTTGTTTTATGCTATCAGATTTACAGTGCTGGCcaacattattattattattattattattattattattattattattattattattattattatcatcatcatcatctaaatAAGTATGTCATGGTCCTTAATCTTTGCTGAAGTGTGCACATTATGATCTAGGAATTGATCAGTGCGGCCGTAAATAATGTCGATAATTCTAATTCAGGACTTTGTCAACTTTGCCATTGTGTAAAGATGCATAATAAATGGTTGTATGCATATGTATAGCTTCAGATGATGGTCTAAACTTTTTTAGGATGATAAATAATCTTTAACGTTTGGATTGTGGAGTGTAACCTCACTGTGGGATATTTTTGCTCTCTTGATGTTGCCTGCCATTCTATCTGTTTCTAGATCTTCCGTGTGAGCTGACAATGGGGGTGGCACTGTTACGGTGACCGCTTTTTGATTTAACTTGGAGCTAAGAAATAGCTATGTTCCCATGTCGAACCCTTTATACCTGTTTACACCCAGAAACATGCCATGTAATGATTTCCTTGTTTCTAATGCCCCACCTTTTGACAATTATTAGTGCAAACCTTCTAGCATACTGTAATGTGGCTGATTTAGTGAGGAGAATCATCAAGGAGTTGATGTCATGCTCTCCCTCGTGAGAGGTTGGCGTGCTCAGGATGTTGTGGACGCTGAGGCTGAGCTGCTTATTATTCTTCCCACACACGTATTTCTTTCTGACGAAAGCAGTCACAACATATCTGTTTAGATTGTGTGTGAATAAATGACAGTGCAGTGCTTTTCAGTTTGAAATGGTCTTTTATGCTCTGCAGGATCAGAAAAATTGGGTTTTCTTTTGTATCATTTTATTGGTAATTGTCCATATGTGATTGTGTCAATTTTTTAACAAGAATGGGAACTTTATTTTGGCGCGGCTGTTTTCATTTTGCCACTATTTTGTTCTTTCATTTTCAGAAATCCTTTATTTGGTGCAATCTTTTCCCCACGTGTCAAAAGTTATATGTTAGTGAGCTCGTCTGTATGTCAGAATACCAGTGCATCCTCATGACCAAACTGTTTGTGTTTCCAATGGTGGGCACTGGCTAGACTGGTGTGAGGAAAAACTGACAAGCAAGTTGTTCTTTGTACCTTCCTGTCTGCATGTTCATGTAGATAATGCATAAATAATAATTCTGAAACTCATTCTTTCAGCATGAAACTCATCtaatagaaagaaagaaaacccTTTGTTCATTTATGGGAAAACATTAGTAACAATTAACTGTCAATTACTGCAATCCAGTGGGTTGAAAGAAAGCTTCTTTGTTTGGAAAGAACAAGAAGCTTCTGCCACTACATCAAGACCTTCTATCTGCCACTCAAAACAAAGAACCGTTTTGTTACAGAAACACAGTTTTTTCCTTACGTTACTGCTGCTACATtattattattgttgttgttgttgtttaatttaatttaatttttagATGGTAACTATTCTGATTTGCAGGACCCAACGAATAAGAATATTGTTAACTGTGATGAGAAGTTGAAGACTGTATTATTGGGGAGGTCCAAAGTGCAGCTCTTTGAACTCCCAATGATTGTTAAGCTTCATTTCCCAAAAGCTCCAAAGTCATGACAACATTAATTTAGAGGTACTGTAAATTAAAACTTTTTGGAAACTGGATAGATATATGTTTGTCTGGGATAGAAGGAATCATGTATGTGTTGCTTTACTAAAATTTCCATTTAGGCTTAGCGACGGAATCCTGTATACGTTGCTTTGCTGAAATTTCCACAGATATGCTAAGTACTGCAAATGATACATTGAGTTTTGTGATTATTTTGCTTGTCTTCATCTTTTTGACCTGTTTGATGCATCAATAACTTTACTCAGAGTTTAACCGAAGAATCTGGCGCAGTGGTAAAACTCTCCACTTGTGGCCCGAATGTCCTGGGTTCGAACCAGCCTCTTTGCAAAATTTTTAAGGGTAAAGCTGTTTAGGAATTCCCTTCCCCAGACCTGTTGTTGTCAAGaattgcggatcaagactacagcaagtaaatttgtttttatgcgtgtaaggctcggatggttgcgtgAGGGGACACGGGGGTTATACTGGTTCGGGTAGGAATAGCCCTACATCCAGTGCAGGCGGCTGCTCGTATTACTCACGCAGagtttgcagtaggggttacaaacaggcgagagagggaagctggtcccaagtctctgcgGGTGTGCACCGATGCTCGTAGGAGAGAGTGAGAGTAGGGGGTGTTCCGTTAGCTTCGGAGTCGTCCCATGCTCGGCCCCCCCCGtcttccttttatagcgcaaggaagaGACGGGAGTTACAGTTGAGCCAAGAGctaggagaagtaaaagagataagcaagTAAAGCAAAGTAAAGCACAGGGGGAAGGACCGAGTCCCTGGGAtcgccgccttcccttccgGTCTCTGTCTCCTATCAGCATGACCGCCGGAGGGGGGCGGCTGTCGTCAGGCCCTGTCGACGACCCTCCGGTCGACCGTCGTCGTCGAGCGTGAGAGATGTGTGTGGCGTCCGACAGCTGTAGCCAtgcatggtgatgatgatgtccgACCGCCGCAGCTGTGCGCGTCGTGGAGGACGGCTAACCTCTGTAGCCAtgcatggtgatgatgatgtccggccGCCGCAGCTGTGCGCGTCGTGGAGGACGGCTGACCTCTGTAGCCATGCatgctgatgatgatgttcgGCCGCCGCAGCTGTGCGCGTCGTGGAGGACGGCTGACCTCTATAGCCCCGCGTGCTGATCAGGAGGCACGGCCAACATGTCTCTGCCGACGGACCGAGCATGAAaaccgggcggcgctccctcctgtgctagGGGGCGTGGGTAATGAGTGCCCTACTACGAGCAGGGGAGGCAGCGGATTAGGACAGTGccgctgtagcctgtgcggtcatgGCTACAGTCTACCACCCGAATACTGTgacgggtcacgtcgaggagcgcagGCGCCTTTCTGCACGCCAGAGCCTcatcgcatttatggcgaggttggTGGGAGCCCACGAGACCCGGGCTCACGTCCGCTAATCTGTGCccgtcctcgggcgaggcgaagccctGTCTGGTGGGCCCGGATGCGTCCAACCCCCTgcccccagggtcgggcgaggtggagccttgcgatcaggggtcgggcgtatccgaccctaggaccgtgggtcgggcgaggcggagccttgcggcaaggggtcgggtgtatccgaccctaggaccgtgggtcgggcgaggcggagccttgcggtgaggggtcgggcgtatccgaccctaggaccctgggcgggcgaggcggagccttgcggcgaggggtcgggcataTCTGACCCTAGGACCGTGGGTTGGGCGAGGTGAAGTGGAATGCTCCCTGTCCATGCTGAGTCGGCGGAGGTCAGTGTCGCCGCAAGTGGGCTCGGGCCCTTATGACCTTTGTTTAAGgggcataaggaggtcgttaatatttcccccaacagtagcccccgagcccttGGTGGAGCAGGAATGTTCCTCCAGAGGCTTCATTCGTCGTTCGTCGGGGTTCCTTGTTTGCCCTGCAACCTGCATTTGTTCAGGGAGAAAAAGTTTCGCTCGTTCAGCTTGGCTGGGGAGTTTGGTTAGGTAGGGTGTTCTGAGGATGGCTCAGCGCGGGAAGATTCCATATCATTTCGCCAACCACTCTTGCTCCAAGACTCCAAATTGCGACCACACAcgtggtcgttggttgcgatgcCAGCCAACGAGCCCCCGcccgttgcaggagaccgatcgggaggctggatcgacttttgatcgttacccctcaagcgtctgttcgttgggacggagggggtgagctgTGCCAtactatcctcgttggacgaatcgtggtgctcgttgagctgcgaacgggtcagttcgagtggagtcACGGTCCCTGTtcggggggtccggctcgggccaagctgctGGCGTACCCCAGGTTCCggctggccagttcatatagttcccgagtccgttcgattggatccgggggctcgttgcctttcttcggggaaaaaccatgaactttgatgctaGTCCGGACttgaacgtgaggtcgggacgcccttggctttcgctcacCTAGGTGATGgctgctagcggacccgtcccttctcaccccttgctcgggggagtCCTTGGGCGACTATCGAACCCATAGTAGGCCCGCCtttgaacccctggaccgtaatgggccgtaggagcGTTTTCAGctccgtatcccttttttacctattGGTGGGCCCcgggccggacgtggaggaggtcgCGTGCGTGCGCTCTCTAGGAGGCAAAGTGACGGAGAGTACCAAGCCTGTGAAATGAGGGAGGTGGAGACGTTCCCTGCAGCAaatcgtgcgcgcggtttccAAAAAAGGCGGGGGTAATGGGGTACCTGGTGTCGCATTAACTGCGATTGGATTGCCACTTTTGCTTCTCACGCGCCCCCCTATAAGACGAGGGAGTCCGCCTCGCCAGTTCCACCCCGCACTCGTCCTCGAGCCTTCCTTGCTTTCTTGCGCACTTTTCGCCTCCCCTCGCCCCAGCGCAGCAGCTTTCTCCGCCCCCCGTCGTTGAGCCTTCCATCCCTTCagcgatggagtcctggatGCGCACGAACTTCAGCACCTCGTGCGCCAACGGCCTCGTGAAGAAAGGCCTCCTTTGCGAGAGGACCGCCAAGGACGAGTGGCTACATCGTCTCGTTCATGCACTTCCATAAGAGGGGGTTTGCGGCTCCGCCGAGACTCTTCTTTTGCGGGTTTCTGCACTTCTATGGGCTCGAGCTGCAACAtctcaaccccaatgggatccagcacGTCGTGgtgttcgtcgcgctgtgcgaggggtactTGGGAATCGAGCCCAACTTGTCGCtttggaagtacttcttcacggtcagcctgtaTCAGAAGATTGAGAAGAAGGGGACCCAGGTGCGGGCGGTTCCGGTGCCAATGgggtgcgccggcatccacctccgcAAGAACCGCGCTAAGGAGTACATGGTGATGAAAACCGCGGCATCCcataaggggtggcaccagcagtggttctacgtgaagaactaccccgAGTCCCTCTTGCCGGAGTTTACCGGCCATGTTATTGCAGCGACGCCGGACCACTGGTCATACAGtccggtcgagaaggagaagaagcagatcaCCGGTCTTCTTCAGGCCATCGACCGTCTGAAGGAGAAGGGCCTGACCGGGGCCGGAGTTATTGGGGTGTAccacgctcggagggtggcgccgctgatgctccgggcccgCTCGCTCGATGACATGGTTCCCagcgcgccgaccgagggcactgTCCTTGCGACGGGCGTGCTTGCCGACGCCGAGATCGAGCAGCGcgtccgggaggcgctggatgaCAGGGATGTCGTCTACCCGGTGCCTGGTCACCCTTCGATGTGCCCGGACGAGGACTTCGTCTCACTGGTGAGGATTTCGTACTCTCATTGTTTCTTTCTTGGATTTCCTGGTCTGTCGTCCTGACGCGGAGTCCTTGTATCTACAGGGCAATCTGACCCAGGTCGTGGCCTCATGCCCGCCGGTGCAAGAGGACGCAGAGCGGCGGCGTCAGAACTGCCTCCTCACCGAAAAGCAGAAGAGGAGAAAGGACAAAGAGACgacaaggaagaggaagagggccgcGAAAGAGTTCCAACGTCGGCGGAGGGGCGCGGTCGTGTtagatgacgacgacgacaatgacgatgaggatgaggaggaagacgagaccgaggaggaggaggaggaggagtatgtCTTGGCTCCCGCGCCGGGTGCACTTGTTATCCGGGACCAGCCCCCTCAACCGGCTGCGGGGGGCCGGCCGAGCGGACCGCCCGCCCAAGGCCCGACTTCGCTGGGCTCGGTGGCCGCGCCctaggggtcggcgcagggcgtgCCCGAGGGATTGACGGAGCTGACCCCCGACCCTCTGCCTGCGTCACGCGAGCAGAGGAGTAGCGGCAAGCGGCTGCTGTCGGATGTCCCGGGGTCAGCGTCAagctcggaggcgaagcgcACTCATCGCCCTCGCACCGTGGCGAGGTAAGTGGAAAGTTCTCGCGTACTTTATTCCTTTCCTGGCATCAAGCCACCTTTGATGAAGTTGTCATCGTTTTGCAGCGCTGCTCCCCGAGACTTCATCCCGCCGCTAGTGCCGAAGAAGGCGCTCCGGGTGTCGACCGCCTCCGCGGGGCCAACCGTGACCCCGCCGGGAGCGAGCGGTGGTGTCGTTGGAGAGGCCGCGGTGCCTCCTGCGGAGGCGGCCTCTGCGGTGACGGCTGGAGAAAGGGTGCCACAGTTGGGCACGGTGTACgggccgacccctgttccgccTTCTGCCTCCGCAGCCGATGCTGCGGGACAAGACGCTGCCCCTGGGGTTCCTCCGCTCGGCGAGGTTATAAACCTTgatgacgaggcggaggaggagccggtgggGGAGGCGTCAGTGTCCGAGGGCCCGGTCGcgggggcggcgacgatggTGGTGGAGACGGCAACGGTGTTAGAGGTGGTGGCGCCTGCTCTGGCGGCGACGATGGAGACGGTGGCGCCTGCTCCAGCGGGGACGAcgggtacggcggcggcggcggagaaggtgGCGCCCGCCTCGGctgcgacgacgaggacggTGGTGTCGGGGCGGGCCAGAGAGTCCTCCCGTGCCCTTCTCCAGCTTGGTCGTGACCCCAATGTGTGGGGAGGGCCCACCGTGCGCTGGATGTCCCTTGAGGACCTGCAGAGGCCCCGCTTCGTGCTGGACGATATCGGGGAGCGGAAAAGGTGGCAGGAGGTGCAGGGCGGACTCAAAGACGTTCGTGCCACCCTGTCTTCCGCGATGGGGAAGCTGGATGGCGTTGTTGTTCCCGGCTGTCAGGTGCGGTGTTGTCTTGATGGTTATTTCTCTCTCATTTCTCCACCCCTCTTTTCTCCTGACGGTTCCTGAGCGTAAATCGTCTTGcaggccctccaggaatgcagcCGGGGGAAGTCCGAGTTCCTTCGGCGTGAGCGGAGGGTCTAGGAGCGCTTTGCCGTGGAGACGCGGCGGACTAGGGTGCTTACCGGGAAGCTCACTGCCGCCCAGCAAAATGTTGCCGACCTACGAGCGCGCGAGCAGGAGGCGCGGGAAGGCACGCGGCAAGCGGAGGACAAGTTCCGAGCCGTCGTGAAGAAGGCCCGCCTTGACGCCGAGGAGTTCCAAGCTGttgccgagaaggcccgccacGATGCTGAGGAGCTTGCGCGGTTGAAGACGAAGCATGAGGCCCTACAGAAAACCGTTGAGCGTATCCGGCATGAGCGGCACGCGGCTCGGTAGGAGCGCGACCTCGAGGTGGGTCGGAAGATTGAGGCTGAGAAGATGGCGGCTgaccttggggcggaggtcagtcagctccatgtgcaaatgcaggggcttcagaccgccgtATCCCAAGGAGTGGGTCGGGAACGTTTGCTGAGAGCCTGATTTGAGGGTAAGGCTTCCGTTGTCCTCTTGCTTGCAGCGTTGTGCCATTTTTTTGACTTGGTAGACTTTTCTGGACAGGCTTTGAGGCCGACCTCACCCGGCTGAGGGACGCCACCAATGCGGAGCACGTCGAGCATGCCAACCTGCGGGATGCTGTCCACATCGTCTGCGAGGACCTTAGCGTGATCCAAGTGGAAGGGACGAGCACGCtggcggctcgtgtcctcggggcgTACTGGCGGGCCCGTGAGATCGCTCGGGAGGCACTCCATGTCGGTGTGAGGTGGCCTTTGGCATCTTCGGCTTCCACTACTCCAGCATCAACTTTGCCACAATGAGggggggtacgcctccggctactacgaggccgagctggacgagattgacgCATCGGTGCCCAatccagcggaggccttggcaaagctcttggaggatgaggccatcccggTAGAGGACCCGgggacgagttagctgtatcgggcccaaatgcccaaaaatatgtaaatatgttaaTTAACTTTGAGTTTGCTTTTGCGATGGCCACAAAGGCCTTTCTGTTTGTGTAATTTTCgaaaaagttttcgatcctcttcctattttttgggtttggaaagatcAGAGCGTGAGTCAGTTGTGTCAGGAAGCACCAATGAgcaaaggcaccgtagccgctggggcatGGGTTTCTTGTGGTCTGATCGGTCTTGCCCGAGCATTGTTCGCAcactcttttcttttcacgtcCAAACGTTCaggaagagggtcggtttggaaaaatggtgttttgagaagacgtCAAAtgtcttgggccggagcccctaatagcccccgagggatatgcgaccctggggcagagccagggttggatatccctaagcttgggACAAACTCTAGCGAAGGCAACTCAAAACCGCccctttttcacaaactcaaAGAGAACAGAAGTGtgtatgtacaaacttggaaacaatagcTAAGGGTAGAAA from Setaria italica strain Yugu1 chromosome II, Setaria_italica_v2.0, whole genome shotgun sequence encodes the following:
- the LOC101753050 gene encoding upstream activation factor subunit UAF30, whose protein sequence is MVLQRAVTECPKKVAGLVDLVNLPTVLREFAGGRSQMSHISFFLRKWSHIKEHNLQDPTNKNIVNCDEKLKTVLLGRSKVQLFELPMIVKLHFPKAPKS